One window of the Megalops cyprinoides isolate fMegCyp1 chromosome 2, fMegCyp1.pri, whole genome shotgun sequence genome contains the following:
- the LOC118770568 gene encoding alanine aminotransferase 2-like: protein MGDEGESSPWKSTTGKASQKKTYQPAGFEPRRKTGLEEVNPRVREIQPPKGDMLLRRAEEIRAELQQGVKKPYKEVIDISQDDFHSAGMKPFSFVRQVIAACLHPELLHSGKLPADVCQRAQRLLKECDGDSVGSYSDSCGIPHVQRTVAEFITRRDGGLPSFPKDIFISSGSQRALMVVLRLLAQGEGMSQTGVLTPVPTCYTFPMVLTEVGAVMVPYQLCEEQGWALQVDELRRVLQASRGHCDPRVLYVINPGNPTGHVQSRKSIEDVIRLAAEERLFLLANEVYQDTVHGEGVEFVSYKRVLFEMGPQYSDTVQLASFNSISNGIGEGGLRAGYVELLNIDPAVALFAEMLLCTDICAPVTGQIALAIMADPPWPGDPSYGQYAEEVQASQETLIRNVRRVEEVLSALPGVSCQPAMGGVNVFPRLYLPAGAVEQAKEAGVEADQLYCKRLLEEVGLCVGPGCESGQREGIHHMRLHVKVPAEVMEEALGRLRTFHLRFMSEFS, encoded by the exons ATGGGAGATGAGGGTGAAAGCTCACCTTGGAAGAGTACTACAGGGAAAGCTTCTCAGAAGAAAACATATCAACCAGCAGGGTTTGAGCCCAGGAGGAAGACAGGCCTTGAGGAGGTCAACCCCAGGGTGAGAGAAATCCAACCCCCCAAGGGGGATATGCTGCTGAGACGAGCTGAGGAGATCAGAGCCGAGCTGCAGCAG GGTGTGAAAAAGCCTTATAAGGAGGTGATTGACATCTCCCAGGATGATTTCCACAGTGCCGGAATGAAACCCTTCTCCTTCGTTCGTCAG GTCATTGCTGCCTGCCTGCATCCAGAGCTCCTTCACAGTGGCAAACTGCCTGCTGATGTATGTCAGAGGGCACAGAGGCTGCTGAAAGAGTGTGATGGGGACAGTGTGG GCTCGTACTCGGACTCCTGTGGCATCCCTCATGTGCAACGCACTGTGGCAGAGTTCATCACGCGGCGGGACGGGGGTCTGCCCAGCTTCCCCAAAGACATCTTCATCTCCTCTGGCTCCCAGAGGGCGCTGATG GTGGTACTGAGACTGCTGGCACAGGGTGAGGGCATGTCTCAGACAGGTGTTCTGACCCCAGTGCCCACCTGTTACACCTTCCCCATGGTGCTGACTGAGGTGGGGGCGGTTATGGTGCCCTATCAgctgtgtgaggagcagggatGGGCACTGCAAGTGGACGAGCTCCGCAGGGTCCTCCAAGCCTCTAGGGGGCACTGTGACCCCAGGGTGCTGTATGTCATCAACCCAGGGAATCCCACAG GTCATGTGCAGAGCAGGAAATCAATAGAAGATGTGATTCGATTGGCTGCTGAGGAGAGACTCTTCCTGTTAGCCAACGAG gTTTACCAGGATACTGTGCATGGTGAAGGAGTAGAGTTTGTCTCTTATAAAAGGGTGCTGTTTGAGATGGGCCCGCAGTACTCGGACACAGTGCAGCTGGCCTCCTTCAACTCCATCTCCAATGGCATAGGAGA GGGTGGTCTGCGAGCTGGGTACGTGGAGCTGCTCAACATTGACCCTGCTGTTGCGCTGTTTGCCGAAATGTTGCTCTGCACTGACATATGCGCCCCTGTGACCGGTCAGATTGCCCTCGCCATCATGGCTGACCCCCCGTGGCCTGGAGATCCCTCCTATGGCCAATACGCAGAG GAAGTCCAGGCCAGCCAGGAAACTTTGATCCGCAATGTCCGTCGGGTTGAGGAGGTTCTGAGTGCCCTGCCAGGGGTCAGCTGCCAGCCAGCAATGGGGGGTGTTAATGTCTTCCCCCGCCTGTACCTCCCAGCAGGAGCGGTGGAGCAGGCCAAG GAGGCAGGGGTTGAGGCAGACCAATTGTACTGCAAaaggctgctggaggaggtggggctGTGCGTTGGACCCGGGTGTGAGTCTGGGCAGAGGGAGGGCATTCACCACATGAG GTTGCACGTGAAGGTTCCCGCTGAAGTCATGGAGGAGGCGCTTGGACGTTTAAGGACGTTTCACCTCAGGTTCATGAGCGAGTTCTCCTGA